From Anaplasma ovis str. Haibei:
CGAGCTTGTAGTAAAAATCATACTGCCTGGGGCAAATTATTATCTGCGAACAATCTACTCGCGATAATCCCTCGGCATTATTAGCAACTATAAATTTTGCCCCAGCCTCGACCGCGTCCGGCACGAACCCTTTTGCGGCTTCCGACAGACACACAAAAACAAATCCAGGCTTCACGCTTCTGGAATCGGCCGTAACCCCGGAAGCCTGGCCAACCAGCTTCCTAACAATGTTGTCGATGTTCATAGGGCTTGTGACAGCAATTTTCGGGGGGAGTAAAGCATACAACGTGGTGTATCACAAGCACATTTTGACGTCTGTTACAACATGCTTATGGCCATCGAAGGTGCGGTTTTTGTTGGAAGGCGCATTACTATGCTATCCTACAGCAACAGTGCGGATCGACGGCGGCGAACCCCCAACCACGCGGTTTGCAGCCTCTACCATGATGTGTAATTCCAGTGCGAATTACGGAAGCCTGGACAAGACCATTTCCACCGATGATATTATTTCTTCAGGATCTTCCAAGCCACAGTAGATCCTTAGCCCGTCAATGCCGGCTTGTGGTGCGTTTATCAGCGATCCCTTAGAAACTACGGGAATTACTATGCTTCTACACCCTCCCCACGACAGCCCAATTTTGAAGGTATCGATGCCCTCCAGCGCGCAATCCACCTCTTCAACCGAGTAATTTCTGTCAAACATCAAATTAACGAGGCCTAGGCCATACTTCCCGCGGCAGTACTTTTCCCAAACTTCGCGGTGCGGATATGACGGCAGCCCTGGGTAAATTACCTGAGATATTTTTTTGTGTGCCTGCAGCTTAGAAGCCAGGGTGATCGCGGTACTTTGCACCTGCTGCATGCGCACTTTCATGGTTTTCATCCCACGTTGTACCAGGTAGCAATCGTCGGATGATACGTAAATGCCGTAGTTCCGATGGTCCACGTACAGCCTATCAAAAATCTCCTCGTCGTTCACTATCAGGGCGCCCATCATTACATCTGAATGCCCGCCAAAATACTTCGTTAGGGAGTACATCACGATATCAGCTCCACAGTCAAAGGGGTTGAAAACCGTGGGAATGCAGGAGTTGTCACATAGAACGACTATGCCACGCTTTTTCGCAAATTCGACTATGGGTGACACGTCCTCCATGACTAACCTGGAAGAGCTGAGGGTTTCAATAAGTATCAAGGACGTTTTCTCATTCGCCATCTTTGGCACATCCTCGGCTGACTCGTACACAGAGACACTTCTCCCGAGTCTAGGACAAGACTCCTGTACGAACCTGTGCAGTTTGAAGTATGCCTTTTTTGGAACCATTATGTGCGATCCTGCGTCACAAAATGTTACACAGGCCATGGTCAAACACAAAAGGCCTGACGGGAATAGCAGGGCATATTTTCCCCCATCTATGGCCCGCACATCATCGGCAAGAGACGTGCAAGACGGAGCGGCGATATTCCCATAACTTGCGTCCACACCGACTATTTTACCTGATGCACTGCAATACCCACCATATGCCTTTATGATTTCCCTAATACTGGAAAAAGGGACGGTAGAACGCCTGTAGACCGGGTACGTGGTGACTACCCCACAACTTTTTGCCTCCAACGGGTCCATAGCTGGCTGTTCTTCTGAGCACCTACTCGTCATGTTGGCTATCTTCCCCTCCCCCCGTCTGTTCGTCACTAGTTACCAGAAAAAAGGAAACAGAGTGCACCATTTTTATCTCGTCTGCTAGAACTTCATGCAGCAACCGCCACCTGTCCAGCCTGCTCATGCCCGCAAAGCGGTCTGAAACTACTAGGACCCTTATGTGAGACACAGCGTAACCCTGGCTTCCCATGTGTCCTACATGATGACGTGACTCGTCAGTCACCTCCACGTGTGCTCCAGCCACATGCGCGAGTATTTTTTCCCGCACCAACTCAATGATTTCTGCATGCCCGCAGCCAGATAGTGCACGCGGGACGCCAGAACCAACACCCAAGCCCCCGGCCGGCCCTGTATTTTGAGCTAAACCAAGCTTCACACCGAAGCACCGCATTACAAACCGGGGCAATTGTGGACAACGCGGTGTTAATTGTCAACACAAAACCACGCCCTATTGCCGCATTTAGCTACGCAGTTAGGGAAATGTATGCAATGCACACAAGCAAAATTTGCGTGATGAGTTAATCGCGTGTTAACGCATGGTACGATACAACATAATTGTTTTATGCCTTACAGGAAAATATGTAGGGGTTGTCACGACTCCCAAGTTGTTTTTGGAGATTATTATGAGAGCCAGTAACATAACGACGCTTATTTCTGTATTCTGTGCGTGCGCAGGGGCACACCCTTTTCTTGCCTTGAGTGGTGCTGCAGATAACCCCAGTAGTGGCGACAGGTACACGTTAGGGGAGGATATGCTCGAAAAAGGTAAAGAGGGCGGTAACGCTAATGTTTTGGCTACATTACATGTGAATGATTGCCGTCATGGCAACGCAGGGTTTAACCCCTTCTTCAAGACGGAAGCTGACGACATGTGCAAGTTGCCACACGCTCCACAGATGCGTAAATTCGACGAAGCAATTCTAGGTATGTGCGGAGATTGGGGATACATACCAAGCGAGCGTGATTTTTTGAATGTGCTTGATGGCTCCTACGCTACTGGGGCGGCACAGCGCATCTATGACGAGCTCAACCATGAAGTTTTCACTGCCGATGCCGATTTCGCGCTCTTTAAGGAGGAGCTGGCTGAGCTATGGTTTGGCGGAAATGGAGCTGCAAACGTGTTCTGTGGTGTGCCAAGCAGTGAGGAGCTGCGGGGTATGCACTTTTACGGGAGATATCTAGAGGCTCAGGATAAGCAATGGGCCGGGAGAAACTATGATGGTCTGGAAAATGCCGATGATTGGGATTTTGCCCCATCGATCAGGTTTGTAATTCCAGGTGGCGGTGTGAGCGTTAGCAACAAGGAGGAAGTGGAGGTCGATTTTTCTCATGCTGATGACATAATAATAAGGGCGACTAAGGCCTACAAGGGATTGGCTCCCAACTTACTGTACGATGAAGGAAAGCTCTGCTTTTATAAGAGTGATGATGGACATGTATACGCTTTGGTAGCGGCAAAAGATGCAATTATCACGTTTTATCCTACCATGGCGCCTGACCCAATATGTGCTTCAGGGGCGAACACCGTACAGTGTGATTGCATGAATTACCTGGAGGGTGGTAAACCAACGTTGCGCGGCCATTAATAATAGATCAGTGTGGCACTCATATTATTCGACTCGGTGAGATCCGTTTATGCTTCACTGCCGGTGAATGAACATCCTTCCGCGCGGCGGTTGCCTGACTGACACACGTACACGTGTGTAGTGCTCCGGACCGCAGTGGTCTTGGATGCTGGCGAAATTCTACCAACGTTGTAACACACTATAACATCATAGCGGAAGGTAATATTCCAAACAGCGTGTGACACGCCATGAGCTAAGCTTAAGCAACACATTCGATGTGTTGTGCGGTGCATGTACTGCGCAACTGTTGGTGATAATCGCAGGTTATGTCTTCGGGTCTTTTCACGGCAAGTCTTGCCTGTATAATGTTCCACTAAGTTGGGGTGTTCAGGGGCTTGGTGCATGATTGATGGACTTTTCGTTCATCTTAGAACGCACAGCGATTACTCTCTCCTGGAGGGAATGATCAAGATAGACTCACTGGTAGCGATGTGCGTAGACCAGAACATGCCGGCAGTTGCCCTGACCGATTCTGGTAATCTGTTTGGTTCGCTGGAATTTTCTGACTGTGCCGCAGGTTTGGGTGTGCAACCCATAGTTGGGTGCAACATAATGGTGCACGATGCGGGTGAGGATTTGGGAAGTATTCTAATGCTCACGAAAAACCGCGAAGGCTTCGCGAATTTGATTAGCCTAGTAAGCAACGGATTCAAAGAAAATCAATCAGGAAAGGCCAATAGGATTGATGTTGGTAACTTACTGCGGCAGGGTTCGGGGTTGCTTCTACTGACTGGGGGACACGACGATATACTAGCCCGTGCTCTGCTTGGGAAAAGTGCCGGGATGGGGGCAATAAATGCGGTTTTGGAAACATTTGGCAATGATGTCTACGTAGAGTTGCAACGCCATGGGCTAGAGTCCCAAAAGGAGGTAGAAGGACTGCTAGTTGGTTTTGCATACGAGCGCAACATCCCTCTGGTTGCCACAAACGATGTGTTCTTTGCGCGTAGGGGTGATTTCCAAGCGCACGATGTGCTATCCTGCATTTCGGATGGGACGTATATAGTGCAAGAAGGCCGGCGCAGACTCACAGAGGAGCACTATTTTAAAACTTCCAGGGAGATGTTCGAGCTGTTTTCTGACATTCCAGAAGCTGTGCGCAACACTCCGATAATTGCCCGCAGATGCTCGTTTATTGCGGAAATCAGAAAACCGTCATTGCCGCATTTTCCGTGCTCAGATGGTAGAACTGAGGCTGAAGAATTGACAGAATGCGCGAAAACAGGACTGGAAGCCCGATTGCGAGCTAAAAACATTGATGAAGATAAGAAGGCGCAATACCATGACCGGCTACAGTACGAACTTGGCGTAGTGATATCCATGGACTACTCTGGGTACTTTCTTATAGTGGCCGATTTTATTTGTTGGAGTAAGAAGAACGACATAATGGTAGGCCCAGGAAGAGGATCTGGTGCAGGGTCGTTGATAGCATGGTCCCTCGGAATTACTGACCTGGATCCTATAGAGTTCGGGCTGATTTTTGAGCGGTTTCTGAACCCAGAAAGGGTCTCCATGCCTGATTTTGACATAGACTTCTGTCAGGAAAAAAGAGACAAGGTAATAGAGTATGTCAGAGAAAAGTATGGGTATGTGGCCCATATTATAACATTCGGTAAACTACAGGCTAGGGCCGTGCTCCGCGACGTTGGTAGGGTTATGCAAATACCATATGCGCAGATCGACAAAATATGCAAGATGATTCCACATGATCCCGTAAGCCCGGTGACCCTTTCTGAGGCTATAGAGATGGACCAAAACCTACAGCGGGAGAAGGAGAGTGATAACACGGTCGCCAAACTTTTTGAGATATCACTTAAGCTAGAGGGGTTGTACAGACATGCTTCGGTGCATGCTGCGGGCATTGTGATATGCGACAAGCCGCTTGAAGACTCTGTACCCCTGTATTACGACCAGTCGTGTTCGCTGCCAATCACACAATACAACATGAAGTATGTAGAAAAAGCTGGGCTGGTGAAGTTTGATTTTTTGGGGTTGCGCACCCTTACGGTCCTAGACCAGGTACGTTCTCTAATACAGGATAGAGGGGGTAGCATAGAGCTTTCCGAGCTGCCACTTGATGATGGCAAAACGTATGAGATGCTATCAACAGGAAATTCCGTAGGTGTGTTTCAGCTTGAAAGTGCGGGGATGAGAGAGGCTATCAGCAAGCTTCGCCCCGATGGGATCCAGGACATAATTGCTCTGATATCACTATATCGTCCCGGTCCCATGAACAACATTGCCATATACATAGCCCGTAAACACGGGTTGGAGAGGCCCGACTATATACATCCGATGCTGGAAGGGGTCCTGAAGGAAACCTTCGGGGTGATTATATATCAGGAGCAGGTTATGGAGATAGCTAGGATCCTGGCGGGTTACAGCCTTGGTGGTGCTGACTTGCTCAGGCGTGCGATGGGTAAGAAGATTAAGGAAGAGATGGATAAGCAGCGCCAGGATTTTGTAAATGGTGCGATCAAAAATGGTATAGACCGCGGTAAGGCCAGCTACATATTTGATCTGGTTGCGAAGTTTGCTGGATATGGTTTCAACAAATCGCACGCCGCTGCCTATGCACTCATTAGCTTCCAGACCGCATATCTGAAGGCAAACTATACCAAGGAGTTCTTTACCGCATCAATGAACCTTGATATCGGCGACAAGGACAAGTTAGAGCTTCTATGCCAACAGGCCAAAGCGTGTGGTGTCCGTGTGTTGCCGCCCGATGTGAATTCTTCGGGTGTTTTGTTTACCATATCAGGTGATGCGATAAAATATGGGCTAGGTGCACTGAAAAATGTGGGGCAAACCGCCGCCCGGGAAGTTGTGCCAGAGGCGGGCAAGAAGTACAGCGACATATGGGATTTTGCCCGTAACATGCGGGCAAAATGGGCATGTAAGCGGGTTATGGAGAGCTTGATAAAATCTGGCTCGCTGGACAGCATACACCCCAATAGGAGGCAGCTTTTCGAGTCTTTGGGGACGATACTGGACGTTATTGACGATACCAGAAACAGTGCGGAATCCAGGCAATTTAGCCTATTTGGGATTACAGAAGGACACAAACTTTTGGATGTTGAGGATTGGTCTGAGGAGGAGAAAATTGAGCACGAGTTCTCTACTTTGGGTTTCTATCTGAGATACCACCCCTTGGCCAAGTATGAGGGAGTTTTACGGGGCCTGGGTGTGAAGTTTGTGAGTGAGTGCCAAAATGCTGCGGAGTCAGGCGTTAGAAAGTCTGTTGGTGTAGTCTCCAGCGTGAGGATCAGATCTGCGAACAAAGAGAGATTTGCGGTTCTGAGAATATCCGATCCTTACGGGGTTAATGATGTCGCATTTTACAACAGCAGGGTTATAGAAGCCGGTAGAGACCTATTTCACAGCGGAGTTTCAGTGATGATAGACATGGACTATAACTCTGTAAAATCGCGGCTGATCGGAAAAAATATATACAGCTTTGGTGACGGGCTTACCGCAATGACTCAAAAAATGAAGAATATAGTTATTCACTTTAGTCAGGGTCATTACGAACCCAACATGCTTGGGAAGATCTTACGCAGGGATCGGGGCAAAACAGAGGTGTTTGTCGAAATGCCTTCCAAGGGCAACTTGGTACTGATAAAACTGCCAGGTGTGTTTCAGATTACGGCCGAAGTTTACATGCAAATTTTGGGGCTGAGTTGGGTGCAGAATATCAGCGTCAATCACCGGGGGTTTTGCCAATAGGCGGAAAATGCGCAGTGCCAAATTTTCTCCACAGGCACGCAATTGTAATCAACCCCCTCAGCCATTGGGCTGTGCTTTTCTGTGCTGTATGCAACACTTGTAGCCATTGCTGTCGTGGGGAGAGAGTATAATAGGCGCTGTGCCGGAAGCTTTGCATCACTTGGGGGAATGGTGTAGAATTCGCCCTTTACTTGTTTAAGATATGTCCACATGGAAGGGCATGAGTACGGGCTGATACCTGATGGGTGCACGTGTGTTTACAACTCAGAACTCAAGTGTGCCGTGGTCAGGATTTCCGGGTGTACAGAGGCATCATGCGTCTCACTGCTTGTAGCCGCGCAGGCGGTAGGTATATCAAGAATTTGGGGTGTGCGCAAGTGCGAGGAGGTCCTCGATGTCATAGGAGTGCTGGATGCTTTAGGAGTGAGAGTGACGCACGAAAGGGGTTGCTACGCTGTTGAAGGGGTGGGCATTGGAGGGCTGGCCGAACCCCGCCATGAAGTTAGCGTGGGACGGTCCCCGCTTGTTGCATGTGTAACCATCGGCATGTTGGCTGTGCATCCATTTTCTGCGTTTCTGTTCAATGGGGGTGGCCGTCACGCTGCTTGCAATGCTGCCGAGCATGAATCTGATTATATTAACACAGTGATGGACATGCTTGCGCCTATGGGTGCAAGGTTTGCGCGCAATGGTGCTGCACTTCCTGCATTGGTGGTTGGCACAGACGAGTGTGTACCGGCCTTTCCCGGTGAGGTGATCTCTTCTAACTCAGTAAAGTCTGCAATGTTGCTGTCGTGCGTGGGCGTTAGTGGGAGAAGTGGTATTCGCGCTGCAAGCACCCTAAGCGGGTACACGGAGTTGCTGCTTGGACAGTTAGGTGCCAGAATTTCCGTGGAAAGAACTAGCTGCAACGCAGATACTATAGTTATAGACGGACAACAAGAGTTAACCGCGCGCGAGATTTGCGTCCCCGCTCCCGCGTCTGGGGCATTGTGTGCTGTAGCTGCCGCAGTGATGGTGCGCGGCCTACCCGTCCTAGTTCCCGGGATCTTGGTGGACGATACAGTAAGGGGCGTGCTCAACGTGTTCGTCAGAATGGGCGCTTACATAGCCTTGATTCCCAATAGGGGTTTATGCGATGCAAAGGTTAGGGTAGGGGTGCTACACGGTATAAAAAT
This genomic window contains:
- a CDS encoding trans-sulfuration enzyme family protein, whose protein sequence is MTSRCSEEQPAMDPLEAKSCGVVTTYPVYRRSTVPFSSIREIIKAYGGYCSASGKIVGVDASYGNIAAPSCTSLADDVRAIDGGKYALLFPSGLLCLTMACVTFCDAGSHIMVPKKAYFKLHRFVQESCPRLGRSVSVYESAEDVPKMANEKTSLILIETLSSSRLVMEDVSPIVEFAKKRGIVVLCDNSCIPTVFNPFDCGADIVMYSLTKYFGGHSDVMMGALIVNDEEIFDRLYVDHRNYGIYVSSDDCYLVQRGMKTMKVRMQQVQSTAITLASKLQAHKKISQVIYPGLPSYPHREVWEKYCRGKYGLGLVNLMFDRNYSVEEVDCALEGIDTFKIGLSWGGCRSIVIPVVSKGSLINAPQAGIDGLRIYCGLEDPEEIISSVEMVLSRLP
- a CDS encoding BolA family protein; amino-acid sequence: MKLGLAQNTGPAGGLGVGSGVPRALSGCGHAEIIELVREKILAHVAGAHVEVTDESRHHVGHMGSQGYAVSHIRVLVVSDRFAGMSRLDRWRLLHEVLADEIKMVHSVSFFLVTSDEQTGGGEDSQHDE
- a CDS encoding EndoU domain-containing protein, coding for MVRYNIIVLCLTGKYVGVVTTPKLFLEIIMRASNITTLISVFCACAGAHPFLALSGAADNPSSGDRYTLGEDMLEKGKEGGNANVLATLHVNDCRHGNAGFNPFFKTEADDMCKLPHAPQMRKFDEAILGMCGDWGYIPSERDFLNVLDGSYATGAAQRIYDELNHEVFTADADFALFKEELAELWFGGNGAANVFCGVPSSEELRGMHFYGRYLEAQDKQWAGRNYDGLENADDWDFAPSIRFVIPGGGVSVSNKEEVEVDFSHADDIIIRATKAYKGLAPNLLYDEGKLCFYKSDDGHVYALVAAKDAIITFYPTMAPDPICASGANTVQCDCMNYLEGGKPTLRGH
- the dnaE gene encoding DNA polymerase III subunit alpha, translating into MIDGLFVHLRTHSDYSLLEGMIKIDSLVAMCVDQNMPAVALTDSGNLFGSLEFSDCAAGLGVQPIVGCNIMVHDAGEDLGSILMLTKNREGFANLISLVSNGFKENQSGKANRIDVGNLLRQGSGLLLLTGGHDDILARALLGKSAGMGAINAVLETFGNDVYVELQRHGLESQKEVEGLLVGFAYERNIPLVATNDVFFARRGDFQAHDVLSCISDGTYIVQEGRRRLTEEHYFKTSREMFELFSDIPEAVRNTPIIARRCSFIAEIRKPSLPHFPCSDGRTEAEELTECAKTGLEARLRAKNIDEDKKAQYHDRLQYELGVVISMDYSGYFLIVADFICWSKKNDIMVGPGRGSGAGSLIAWSLGITDLDPIEFGLIFERFLNPERVSMPDFDIDFCQEKRDKVIEYVREKYGYVAHIITFGKLQARAVLRDVGRVMQIPYAQIDKICKMIPHDPVSPVTLSEAIEMDQNLQREKESDNTVAKLFEISLKLEGLYRHASVHAAGIVICDKPLEDSVPLYYDQSCSLPITQYNMKYVEKAGLVKFDFLGLRTLTVLDQVRSLIQDRGGSIELSELPLDDGKTYEMLSTGNSVGVFQLESAGMREAISKLRPDGIQDIIALISLYRPGPMNNIAIYIARKHGLERPDYIHPMLEGVLKETFGVIIYQEQVMEIARILAGYSLGGADLLRRAMGKKIKEEMDKQRQDFVNGAIKNGIDRGKASYIFDLVAKFAGYGFNKSHAAAYALISFQTAYLKANYTKEFFTASMNLDIGDKDKLELLCQQAKACGVRVLPPDVNSSGVLFTISGDAIKYGLGALKNVGQTAAREVVPEAGKKYSDIWDFARNMRAKWACKRVMESLIKSGSLDSIHPNRRQLFESLGTILDVIDDTRNSAESRQFSLFGITEGHKLLDVEDWSEEEKIEHEFSTLGFYLRYHPLAKYEGVLRGLGVKFVSECQNAAESGVRKSVGVVSSVRIRSANKERFAVLRISDPYGVNDVAFYNSRVIEAGRDLFHSGVSVMIDMDYNSVKSRLIGKNIYSFGDGLTAMTQKMKNIVIHFSQGHYEPNMLGKILRRDRGKTEVFVEMPSKGNLVLIKLPGVFQITAEVYMQILGLSWVQNISVNHRGFCQ
- a CDS encoding 3-phosphoshikimate 1-carboxyvinyltransferase → MEGHEYGLIPDGCTCVYNSELKCAVVRISGCTEASCVSLLVAAQAVGISRIWGVRKCEEVLDVIGVLDALGVRVTHERGCYAVEGVGIGGLAEPRHEVSVGRSPLVACVTIGMLAVHPFSAFLFNGGGRHAACNAAEHESDYINTVMDMLAPMGARFARNGAALPALVVGTDECVPAFPGEVISSNSVKSAMLLSCVGVSGRSGIRAASTLSGYTELLLGQLGARISVERTSCNADTIVIDGQQELTAREICVPAPASGALCAVAAAVMVRGLPVLVPGILVDDTVRGVLNVFVRMGAYIALIPNRGLCDAKVRVGVLHGIKIECAELRVISRELPTICAVCACAVGLTTITGLSALEDNARDRLDMAATELAKCGIELNAGCDYIAICGCGDEIAAGCENNDTTISGIAARIAAAVGEHTGHGLVKFVEMLSNFREENQSRDAFVWDASDEKSS